A genomic stretch from Sphaerodactylus townsendi isolate TG3544 linkage group LG15, MPM_Stown_v2.3, whole genome shotgun sequence includes:
- the LOC125444889 gene encoding claudin-9-like: protein MSSAGLEILAMSLCIFGWLGSIISCALPMWKVTAFIGNNIVVAQIIWEGLWMNCIVQSTGQMQCKIYDSMLALPQDLQAARALMVIAVLLAIWALLVGIVGAKCTNCVDDEGAKARIVITSGSLFIVSGLLTLIPVCWSANTIIRDFYNPLVVEALKRELGAALYVGWAASALLLLGGSLLCCSCPPREDRYPPPRIGYSAPARSTAPPGSGIDKRDYV from the coding sequence ATGTCCTCCGCAGGGCTGGAAATCTTGGCAATGAGCCTGTGCATTTTTGGCTGGTTGGGGAGCATTATCTCATGCGCCCTGCCCATGTGGAAGGTCACGGCTTTCATCGGGAACAACATCGTGGTGGCGCAAATCATCTGGGAGGGACTGTGGATGAACTGTATCGTGCAAAGCACCGGTCAGATGCAGTGCAAGATCTACGACTCCATGTTGGCCCTGCCTCAAGATCTCCAAGCTGCCCGGGCCCTCATGGTGATCGCTGTGCTGCTGGCCATCTGGGCCCTGTTGGTGGGCATTGTGGGAGCCAAGTGCACCAACTGCGTAGACGATGAAGGCGCCAAGGCCCGCATCGTCATCACCTCTGGCTCTCTCTTCATCGTCTCCGGCCTCCTCACCCTCATCCCGGTTTGCTGGTCTGCCAACACAATCATCCGCGACTTCTACAACCCACTGGTGGTCGAGGCCCTCAAGAGGGAGCTGGGAGCGGCTCTGTACGTCGGCTGGGCGGCCTCCGCGCTTCTCCTCCTCGGGGGATCGCTGCTCTGCTGTTCCTGCCCACCGCGAGAGGACCGCTACCCACCGCCGCGTATTGGGTATTCTGCCCCGGCCAGATCCACTGCACCCCCAGGCAGCGGGATTGACAAACGGGACTATGTATGA